The genomic segment TTCCATATTTGGAAGTAAAACAGATGAAATTGTTGTTCTACATATCCCTAAAATTCTTGTACTAACCTACATGAAACAAGGAGGACAAAAGTTCCTCCCTACTGGTCAGGTTGAGCCTCTCCAGAACTGATGTAGTTGTCTACCGCAAGTTCATCAATTCCACTTTCCTTGTTAGTTATGAGTTCTGTAATTTGTTTTGCCTTGTTCGTACTGAATTTGAATCTTGCATGAAACAGTGCTCATGGATGACCAGAGGGAGACTGAGGCTGTGGAGGAGCTTACAAGAGCCATTTCTTTCAAACCTGACTTGCAAATGCTTAATCTTCGAGCAGCATTCCATGAATCAGTGACTGATTCCTCACGTGCTCTCAGGGATTGTGAAGCAGCCCTCTGCTTGGATCCCAATCACAGGGATACCTTAGATCTGTACAGTCGCACGCGTATTCAAGCACTGAAAAACACGTGAAATATTCTGAGCAACAACTAGTCTTGGGGAGTACATTCTGCTATTGAAGAAAAAGCAACTGCTTGAGCTTTCAACTTCTAATTTTGTTCAGATATGTGGCTCAAAGCTGTACGACATTCTGATGTGTATGAATTGTTGACCTAGATAAACTGGGAAATCATTGAGGAAAACAGCTAATTGGATTGGTGTACATATGATTGATGAACTGTTAAAGACACGGTAAAAAGTCGTCCTTGAAGAAGCAAAGCAGATCATTTCACAGACAGCAAAATCAGCAGGCATACTCACTCTCATAGTGCTTTGACATTCTTGGTCATCAAGAATTgaaattctcaattttttcaTCCTTAGTACCCTTTATACAACCAAGAAAGAGGTTAAAAATCTCATTTGTTGCGAAAGTTCAAGACGAacttttctttctcctcttctgTAAAACAATTAAGTGGCTGACGTGCAGAAGTTCTCTGTTTCTCCTGCTTGTGTAAATTACAATTTGAGATTCCTTGTAATTAATGCCATGGTTAGGCCAATAGACAAACATCCCTGGGAAAATATTGGCTTTGACGAGGTTATGAATACAGTCTACTCCAGAACTTTGATCACTGTTAAGGGGTAAGTTTTTCCCTGGTAATAATCATCTGTAGTTGAACAACTAATGCCAGACCCGTTCATGTCTGGTGGAATTAAGGAAGATAGACAACAAAGAATTGGTAGTGCGTAGTCTACAGCAGCCACAATGAAGTTAGAATATTATATCGCCAATTAAAAGAGATTTTGGACAACTTAAAAGATGAAATGCCATATCCGAGGATTGCAAATATTAATACATTGcatattaccaaaaaaaaaaaatattaatacattGCATAAATTTGGGCATCCATGAAATAGTCTTACTAAAAGTCATTTCTTACATTGTTAAACAACTCTCATTCCTTCACCGAAGTAGCATATCAACAATTCACAGTATCAAGTTTTTTAAAAACAAGGATCAGATCAAGTTGTGGGCTACTTCTAGCGTTAAGGATAAATAAGGTGGGCAAAAAGAATTTGGGAAAGGGCATCAGATTGAcgatatacatatattatgttgAATCTGtagataaaatttcaaattcagcCAACCAGAGGAAACAATCTTGATCTTGCTCCATCAGGACCCATTATTGTGATCTCTTTTAACTTGGAAACAAATTCTGAGTCTCGAAGGGCACGTTGCTTTTACCAATGCAAACAATTTGTCTTGCCCTTCCTCTTTGTTAGATTTTAGAGTTGGATCTGCCATAAATGGCGAGGAAAATTTCAAAGTAGACGAGAAATATGATACAATGTTGAGAAGAAAGGATTAAAGGGGAAGAAAGAAAACAGTTTcagtaaaatttaaaagttaggTATTACTGTTCATTGTTCATAGAAGTAGTTACTGCTTTTCCAAGTTGTACTTGGGTACTTATTCTGTTAGTTGGTTGGCTTAGATGTCAATTGCAGCTAATGAGGTGTATAAATAACTGATGTAAGCTACTACTTGAGCATTCCATTAATAATAAAATCTACGTTCTTctctcttattcttattcttcacTGATTTTCTCGGATAATCCCCTGAAATTGGAATCATTTTCTTTGAGAATTATGCTCCTAGATTAACACATTTCGCCCAAATTCCTTGTTCTTGCATCAACTGGTATTAGCGATACTCATTTTTCGGCTCAATCAATCATGGTAGTTCGTGATAAAAACTCAGACAAATCAAATGAGGAAGTCGATGGTAAGCTTTCTCAGATTTAAGATTGGTTATAGAAATTAATGGAGGGAATGTCAAACATTTATGAGAGAAATGTTCAAACTGATAAGGAACTTGTGGGGATCAAGAAAACCCTAGGATTGTTGATGTCCAAGGAGAAAGAAAAGGAGCAAGGGAGAGCTGAATCTTCCACAATCAGAAATTGTCTAGCTTGGATGCAGAATGAAGGTCGCAATAAGGAATTCCATGGAGATGGAAATTATGGTAATGGACAGTTTTTTACCCGATTCTCCAAATTGAATTTCCCTCATTTTTCTAGTTGTGAATTGCACACTTGGTTATACAAGGTTGATCAAGTATTTTCTATGGAGGAAATTCCTTTTAAACAGAGGGTGAAGGTGGATTCCATCCATTTGGATGGTAAAGCTATTGCAAGGCATATGTCGTATACAAACTCTAAAAATACTGCTTCCAAACTCTCATGGTCTGAGTATGTGTTAGTCCTAAATAAGAGATTTGGGGATGGATTTGAAGACCCAATAGAGGCTTCGAAAAATTTGAGACAAACTGGTAGTGTCAAAGAATATCAAGCAAAATTTGATAGGTTATTAACAAGAGTTAATCTATCAAATGAGAATGCTATAAGTTGATATTTAGGAGGTCTAAATCGAAAGTTGAATAAGGTCGTCAAAATTCAAGCACGAAAGACCTTGACCTAAGATTACAAGATTTCAAGGTTGTAGGAAGGGGTATTTGAGGCTCAGGCTCAGACCTAGGGTTATAAGCAGGCTCGGAAGGGGCTTATGCAATTTTACCAACTCTAAATTAGTTTGGaccttttaatttctcaaaaaaccTCTGTATATCAGCTTAATGTAGCTAAAACTAACATGTTGAGAAGGGTAACAACTGCTGAAATAGATGCAAAGAGGGATAAAGGTCTTATTTTTTCTGTGATGAGAAGTATGTCGTTGGACATAATTATAGGGCCAATAAACAGTTGTTTATGGTAGAATTGATGGATGAGAATATGTCTAATAAATAGGAAGGACCTGAACTGATAGAAGAAGGTGTTGACATTCCTCAAGGTGAGGAGAAACTGATGACCATCTCATTACAATCCTTTACTGGTGCTGTTGGATATCAGACAATTAGGGTGGTTGGTTATCATGAGAAAAAACCCTTACATGTCCTAATTGACATTGGAAGTACCTATAACTTCATTGACCAAGGGGTGGATAAGAAGTTAGGTTGCAAtgcagtactctagttgtacaaTCTATTAGTATGGCTGATGGTAGGGAAGTACAAACTACATCTATTTGCAAGAATTTGCAGTGGTTGTTGCAGGGCACCAtattctcttttgatttttttttgttaccCTTGAGTAATGTGGATATTATTTTGGGGGTGCAATGGTTAAATACCCTTGGTAGGATTCTATTTAACTTTAAGAACAGGACAATAAAACTTGTGTATCGGGGAAAGAGGCATGTGTTGAGAGGTGCTACTAGTCAACTTAAGTCTTTTAAGGTAAGATCCTTGATCAAGAAGATGGAATCTGAAACCAACTGCTACATGATAGAAGTGGTTGATACTTTAATATAAGAGATATATGGCCAATACATACAGGCTACACAAGGTATAAACCTTCATCCTGCATTATCTGCATTGGTATAATAGTTTTCCATTATCTTGAGCCACTTACGACATTACCACCACATCGAGGATCATTGGGTCATAAAATACCACTTATTGATTCTGCAAATCCAGTAAATAAAAGATCTTACAAATACCTTGGTGTGAAGAAAGATGTCATAGAGAAACTGGCTCAGGAAATGTTAGATCAAGGTGTAATTCAACACAGCTCTAGTCCTTATGCTTCTCCTATTGTGTTGGTTTGTAAAAAAGATGGTAGTTGGAGGTTATGTGTTGACTAAAGAGAATTAAATCAACTAACTATCAAAGATATATTTCCCATTCCCACCATTGAAGATTTGTTAGATGAATTATATGAAACTTCTGtgttctctaagatagaccttagagcTGGTTACCATCAACTAAGAATGATTGAGAGTGACACTCATAAAATAACTTTCAAATATCATGACGATCACTATGAGGTCTTGGTTATGCCTTTTTGCCTGACTTATGCACCATCCTCATTTCAAAGCCTAATGAATTTTGTCTTCAAACTATTACTAAGGAAATCAGTGTTGTCttctttgataatattttaatctttagtAATACCATGACTGATCATATTATTGATGTTAAGGTGGTGTTTTAACTTAGAGTTAAGCATCAGTTGTATAAGTGTGCATTTGGGGTGCCTAAATTTGAGTATTTAGGCCATATGGTTAGTGAAGAAGGTATTGCTACTGATCCAAAGAAAATATTAGCAGTTCATCAGTGGCCACTTCATATCAATCGTAAGCAGTTAAGAGGATTTCTTGGTCTTGCTGGTTATTAAACAAGGTTCATAAAGGGTTTTGGTGATATTTTTTGACCTTTACATGATCTACTCAAGAAAAAGGGGTTCTTGTGGAATGAAACTGCTACTAAAGCTTTTGAAGAACTCAAATAAGCATTGTTTTTTGCTCCTGTTTTGGCTTGCCTAATTACAATCAGACCTTTGTGATGGAGACAGATGCTAGTGGCAAGGGTATATGGGTTTTACTGATGCAAGAAGGGCATCCACTTGCTTATATTAGAAAGTCTTTGGTACCCAAACATTAAGCTATGAGTGTTTATGATAGAGAGTTGTTAGCACTATaagtgtttattttttttttttttaattggtagttttattaataataaaaattcaaataatacaaaaataccaaaaatacaagAATCAAACTAGGCAAAAAATCGCCCCGGTCCAATATAATAAAAGGACATGTTAAAAAGGGGGGTAGGGTTtctaaaataagctaagtcagcTCCTTCACTCTTCTTTGATCCGCCTACAACCATGGCTAACTTCGAAAATCCTCAGTTGGTGTTGTTTCTTCTTTGGGTGATAAACACCGTTCCCTGGTTTTGTTGCTTTGCATCCTTGTCTAGTTTGCAAGAGTAAGCtccctttctcttctttttctttacctcttGTTTAGGGGTTGTATGGAGATGAtggtatttttcttctattttcaacTAAGATCTCCAGTGTAAGGGTGTATGCAAAGATTTTTGGTGCTAAATCAACGGGTCTAGTCCACTGATC from the Capsicum annuum cultivar UCD-10X-F1 chromosome 9, UCD10Xv1.1, whole genome shotgun sequence genome contains:
- the LOC124887118 gene encoding uncharacterized protein LOC124887118, yielding MEGMSNIYERNVQTDKELVGIKKTLGLLMSKEKEKEQGRAESSTIRNCLAWMQNEGRNKEFHGDGNYGNGQFFTRFSKLNFPHFSSCELHTWLYKVDQVFSMEEIPFKQRVKVDSIHLDGKAIARHMSYTNSKNTASKLSWSEYVLVLNKRFGDGFEDPIEASKNLRQTGSVKEYQAKFDRLLTRVNLSNENAIS